From Corvus cornix cornix isolate S_Up_H32 chromosome 6, ASM73873v5, whole genome shotgun sequence, one genomic window encodes:
- the WBP1L gene encoding LOW QUALITY PROTEIN: WW domain binding protein 1-like (The sequence of the model RefSeq protein was modified relative to this genomic sequence to represent the inferred CDS: deleted 2 bases in 1 codon) produces MARRLRAAMALLLLQALPEGLPAGAEPAQDKETCMGVNNQSYICETGHCCGQSQCCNYYYELWWFWLVWTIIIILSCCCVCHHRRTKHRLQAQQRQHEINLIAYREAHNYSALPFYFRFLPNYLLPPYEEVVNRPPTPPPPYSALHQQCVPAGSSSTILDTPRTLQPAQSSSAAPSSNNSSTDSTGAPGRGDPSPTTVLGERALAKMQSIEPGSTSTGAELVGRAGPDKDTECKEELLKGYSSESLEQSSAIPDAKDKMPGRQRRFTGDSGIEVCVCNRGHHEDDLKEFDGLIDDALDGPLDFCDSCSGRPHGDEEEGLFSATEEQHREHGHHHLPRQPVCVLLNTINEQDSPNSCTNNSPS; encoded by the exons GACAAGGAAACCTGCATGGGTGTCAACAATCAAAGTTACATATGTGAAACGGGCCACTGTTGTGGACAATCCCAGTGTTGCAACTACTACTATGAACTCTGGT GGTTTTGGCTGGTGTGGACCATCATCATCATACTCAGCTGCTGTTGTGTTTGCCATCACCGCCGCACCAAGCACCGCCTCCAGGCCCAGCAGCGGCAGCACGAGATCAACCTGATCGCTTACCGGGAGGCCCATAACTACTCAGCCCTGCCCTTTTATTTCC GGTTTTTGCCAAACTATTTGCTACCTCCCTATGAGGAAGTGGTGAACCGACCGCCGACCCCCCCGCCCCCGTACAGTGCCTTACATCAGCAGTGCgtcccagcaggcagcagtaGCACAATCCTGGACACGCCCAGGaccctgcagccagcacagagcagctctgcagcacccagcagcaaTAACAGCAGTACTGACAGCACCGGGGCGCCCGGCCGCGGGGACCCGAGCCCT ACCACCGTGCTGGGCGAGAGAGCCCTCGCCAAAATGCAAAGCATCGAGCCCGGCAGTACCAGCACGGGAGCCGAGCTAGTGGGGAGGGCCGGTCCCGATAAGGATACGGAGTGCAAGGAGGAACTGCTGAAAGGTTACAGCTCTGAGAGCTTAGAGCAGAGCAGCGCCATTCCCGATGCCAAGGACAAGATGCCGGGCAGGCAGCGCCGTTTCACGGGTGACTCGGGCATAGAAGTCTGCGTATGCAACCGGGGTCATCATGAGGACGACCTCAAGGAGTTTGACGGGCTCATTGATGATGCTCTGGATGGGCCCCTGGACTTCTGTGACAGCTGCAGCGGCCGTCCCCACGGGGATGAGGAGGAAGGGCTTTTCAGTgccacagaggagcagcaccGCGAACACGGCCACCACCACCTGCCCCGGCAGCCGGTGTGTGTACTCTTGAACACAATAAATGAGCAGGACTCTCCAAACTCTTGTACCAATAACTCCCCCAGCTAA